Proteins from a single region of Parasedimentitalea psychrophila:
- the denD gene encoding D-erythronate dehydrogenase produces the protein MTKILIIGGGGMIGQKLARQLAADGWQGQVAEVTLYDVGFPSNCAEAHRRIVGNLTGNGAATGLAATRPDIVFHLAAIVSGEAEQDFDKGWQVNMFAGWSLLEALRGEHEASGGSYQPRVVFSSSIAVFGAPFPDQISDDFLSSPLTSYGAQKAIFELMLSDFSRKGYVDGVSIRLPTICVRPGKANKAASSFFSSIIREPLNGRKVILPVSDSLRHYHASPRSAVGFLSHAASLDTGLLEGRLSLNMPGLSCTVAEQIEALSDIAGAGTVALISSVEDPEIARIVGGWPQDFDSARATALGFRSETSFCDIIQTYIDEDLGHS, from the coding sequence ATGACCAAGATTTTGATCATCGGCGGTGGTGGTATGATTGGCCAGAAACTGGCGCGCCAGTTGGCTGCGGACGGCTGGCAGGGGCAGGTGGCCGAGGTCACTCTGTATGATGTGGGCTTTCCGTCAAACTGTGCTGAGGCGCATCGGCGGATCGTTGGCAATCTGACTGGCAATGGCGCCGCAACCGGGCTGGCGGCGACCCGGCCTGACATCGTGTTTCATCTGGCTGCTATTGTCTCGGGCGAGGCTGAGCAGGATTTCGACAAGGGGTGGCAGGTGAACATGTTTGCCGGCTGGTCCCTGCTTGAGGCGCTGCGCGGGGAACACGAGGCAAGCGGCGGCAGTTATCAGCCGCGGGTTGTCTTTTCGTCTTCGATTGCGGTGTTCGGGGCCCCGTTCCCGGATCAGATTAGCGATGACTTCCTGTCCTCTCCGCTGACCTCATACGGCGCGCAAAAGGCGATCTTTGAGTTGATGCTGAGCGACTTTAGCCGCAAGGGCTATGTCGATGGGGTCTCTATCCGGTTGCCGACGATCTGTGTGAGGCCCGGCAAGGCGAACAAGGCGGCGTCGTCGTTTTTCTCCAGCATCATCCGCGAGCCTTTGAATGGCCGCAAGGTCATTCTGCCGGTGTCTGACAGCCTGCGCCACTACCATGCCTCGCCCCGGTCGGCGGTTGGTTTCCTGAGCCATGCGGCCTCGCTGGACACAGGCCTGCTGGAGGGGCGGTTGAGCCTGAATATGCCGGGTCTGTCCTGCACCGTGGCAGAGCAAATCGAAGCCCTGAGCGACATTGCCGGCGCTGGCACCGTTGCATTGATCAGTTCTGTTGAAGACCCGGAGATTGCCAGAATCGTCGGCGGCTGGCCGCAGGATTTTGACAGTGCCCGCGCCACTGCGCTGGGCTTTCGCTCAGAAACCAGCTTTTGCGACATCATCCAGACCTACATCGACGAGGATCTGGGCCACAGCTGA
- a CDS encoding IlvD/Edd family dehydratase has product MSGTKPQLRSQKWFNNPEDPEMTALYLERYLNYGLTREELQSGKPIIGIAQTGSDLSPCNRHHIELTKRVRDGIIANGGTPIEIPVHPIQETGKRPTAMLDRNLAYLSLVETLFGYPIDGVVLNIGCDKTTPALLMAAATVNIPAIALSVGPMLNGWFRGERTGSGTIVWKARELLAAGDIDDDGFLELVASSATSVGFCNTMGTASTMNSLAEALGMQLPGSAAIPAAYRHRGQISYHTGQRIVDMVHEDLKPTDIMTREAFENAIVVNSAIGGSTNAPIHLNAIAKHLKIELTNDDWQTLGHKVPLLVNLQPAGEYLGEDFFRAGGVPAVIGELMQADLLPHPNAVTANAKSIGENCSDKRSITAEVIHPVAAPLGAEAGFINLSGNLFDSAIMKTSVISTEFRDRYLSSPTDPNAFEGRAVVFDGPEQFHATIDDAALNIDEHCVLIMRGAGPIGYPGGAEVVNMRPPAYLLKKGIHALPCLGDGRQSGTSGSPSILNASPEAADGGGLGLVQNGDRIRIDLNACTANMLVDEAEIEKRRAALPADAYTPPSQTPWQELFREKVRPFSEGMILDGADEFQDIAHGTMPRDNH; this is encoded by the coding sequence ATGTCCGGCACCAAACCGCAACTGCGCTCGCAGAAATGGTTCAACAACCCCGAAGACCCCGAGATGACGGCGCTCTATCTTGAGCGTTACCTGAACTACGGGCTGACCCGCGAAGAATTGCAGTCCGGCAAGCCGATCATCGGCATTGCCCAGACCGGATCAGACCTGAGCCCCTGCAACCGTCACCACATCGAGCTGACCAAGCGGGTGCGCGACGGCATCATTGCCAATGGCGGCACTCCGATTGAAATCCCGGTGCATCCGATCCAGGAGACCGGCAAGCGCCCCACCGCGATGCTGGACCGCAACCTGGCCTATCTCAGCCTGGTGGAAACCCTGTTTGGCTATCCGATTGACGGCGTGGTGCTGAACATCGGCTGTGACAAAACCACCCCGGCGCTGCTGATGGCGGCGGCCACCGTCAACATCCCGGCGATTGCCCTGTCGGTTGGCCCGATGCTGAATGGCTGGTTCCGTGGTGAGCGCACCGGCTCGGGCACCATCGTCTGGAAAGCCCGCGAATTGCTGGCAGCCGGTGATATCGACGACGACGGCTTTCTGGAACTGGTCGCCTCCTCGGCCACCTCGGTCGGGTTCTGCAACACCATGGGCACCGCCAGCACGATGAACTCGCTGGCCGAAGCCCTGGGCATGCAATTGCCCGGCTCAGCGGCGATCCCGGCGGCCTATCGCCATCGCGGCCAGATCAGCTATCACACCGGTCAGCGCATTGTTGACATGGTGCACGAGGACCTGAAGCCGACCGACATCATGACCCGCGAGGCCTTTGAAAACGCCATTGTGGTCAACTCGGCGATTGGCGGATCCACCAACGCGCCAATCCACCTGAACGCCATTGCCAAACATCTGAAAATCGAACTGACCAACGACGACTGGCAAACCCTTGGTCACAAGGTGCCGCTGCTGGTCAACCTGCAGCCCGCCGGCGAATACCTGGGCGAGGATTTCTTCCGCGCTGGCGGTGTGCCCGCGGTGATTGGCGAGCTGATGCAGGCCGATCTGTTGCCGCACCCCAATGCGGTGACCGCCAATGCCAAATCCATCGGTGAAAACTGTAGCGACAAACGCTCCATCACCGCCGAGGTGATCCACCCCGTGGCCGCGCCGCTAGGGGCCGAGGCGGGTTTCATCAACCTCAGCGGCAACCTGTTCGACAGCGCGATCATGAAAACCAGCGTCATCTCGACCGAGTTCCGCGACCGCTATCTGTCTTCGCCCACCGACCCCAACGCCTTTGAAGGCCGCGCCGTGGTGTTTGACGGGCCAGAGCAATTCCACGCCACCATCGACGACGCGGCGCTGAACATCGACGAACACTGTGTGTTGATCATGCGCGGCGCCGGTCCCATCGGCTATCCCGGTGGCGCCGAGGTGGTGAACATGCGGCCACCCGCCTATCTGCTGAAGAAAGGTATCCACGCGCTGCCCTGCCTTGGCGATGGCCGCCAGTCCGGCACCTCCGGCTCACCCTCGATCCTGAATGCCTCGCCCGAGGCGGCGGATGGCGGCGGACTGGGACTGGTGCAAAACGGTGATCGCATTCGCATCGACCTGAACGCCTGCACCGCCAATATGCTGGTCGACGAGGCTGAGATTGAAAAGCGCCGCGCGGCGCTGCCGGCCGATGCCTATACACCGCCCAGCCAGACCCCCTGGCAAGAGCTGTTCCGCGAAAAGGTCCGCCCCTTCTCGGAGGGGATGATCTTGGACGGGGCGGATGAGTTCCAGGACATCGCCCATGGCACCATGCCACGCGACAACCATTAA
- a CDS encoding 5-oxoprolinase subunit B family protein, translated as MGRHEQLKFPVIRTVGLQGMLVSFADALSEPSNRATLGFQAALAQVAIEGVIETSTSLASVFVRFDPSSLSHDQLRAQLESLLSDQDWYGAPLPEGRRFWRVPTVYGTDLAPQLAEAADAAGMSEAQAIDSLGSARVRVLTIGFAASQPYLGTLGEEWDLPRQTALTPRVPSGALVQAIRQFVLFTAPAPTGWRHVGQTGMRLFRPEREDPFALRAGDELIFEPVARADLLRLREEDPDNGGAIVSEITS; from the coding sequence ATGGGCAGGCACGAGCAGTTGAAATTTCCGGTGATACGGACGGTTGGGCTGCAGGGCATGTTGGTGTCATTTGCAGATGCACTGAGCGAGCCATCGAACCGGGCGACACTGGGTTTTCAGGCGGCGCTGGCGCAGGTGGCGATAGAGGGCGTGATTGAAACCTCGACCTCGCTGGCATCAGTGTTTGTGCGGTTTGACCCGAGCTCCCTGTCCCATGATCAGCTGCGGGCGCAGCTGGAGAGCCTGTTGAGCGATCAAGACTGGTATGGCGCGCCGCTGCCCGAGGGGCGACGGTTCTGGCGGGTACCGACGGTCTATGGCACCGATCTGGCACCGCAACTGGCTGAGGCCGCCGATGCTGCCGGGATGAGCGAGGCGCAGGCGATTGACAGTCTCGGCTCGGCGCGGGTGCGGGTGCTGACCATCGGCTTTGCCGCCTCGCAGCCTTATTTGGGCACCTTGGGCGAGGAATGGGACCTGCCGCGCCAGACTGCGCTGACACCAAGGGTGCCGTCGGGCGCATTGGTGCAGGCGATCCGGCAGTTTGTGCTGTTCACCGCGCCGGCCCCAACCGGCTGGCGGCACGTTGGACAGACCGGCATGCGGCTGTTTCGCCCCGAGCGTGAAGATCCCTTTGCCCTGCGGGCGGGGGACGAGTTGATATTTGAGCCGGTGGCGCGGGCTGATCTTTTGCGCCTGCGCGAGGAAGACCCGGACAACGGCGGCGCTATTGTGTCCGAGATTACGTCATGA
- a CDS encoding sensor histidine kinase, which produces MLNSLSGRFLILTTVFVMLAEILIFVPSIARFREDYLLTRLERAQIASLVLLADDMLETELEAELLANAGVFNVVLRRDAMRQLMLSSPIPQPIEATYDLRMASPLVLIGDAMRRLVTPGNQIIRVIGAPVREAGLLIEVTMETAPLRMAMIDYGVRILLLSAVISIFTAVLLFVAVRAFLVKPIKVVVGYMQRYAAAPEDARGIIQPSAGVTELREAEEALLQLQTELTQALKQKQRLAQLGEAVAKISHDLRNILTSAQLFTDRIEMSEDPLVRRLAPKLVNSMTRAVSLCESTLAFGRAEEPAPTLTVIKLSEVIGDLIEAERIVSADGRIEIVSAVPAELELRADPEQIYRIVMNLVRNAGQAIAATGEAGTVTISAFEDAEAWWISVSDTGPGLPKRAQENLFTPFHGGARKGGSGLGLAIAAELARGHGGSVSLRQTGAEGTIFDVCLPKGDGTI; this is translated from the coding sequence ATGCTAAACTCGCTTTCAGGTCGATTTCTGATCCTGACCACAGTGTTCGTGATGCTGGCCGAAATTCTGATCTTTGTGCCCTCGATTGCGCGGTTCCGCGAGGATTACCTGCTGACGCGGCTGGAGCGGGCGCAGATCGCCTCGCTGGTGCTGCTGGCGGATGATATGCTGGAGACCGAGCTGGAGGCTGAACTGCTGGCCAATGCGGGGGTGTTCAACGTGGTGTTGCGCCGCGATGCGATGCGCCAGTTGATGCTGTCGTCGCCTATCCCGCAGCCCATCGAAGCCACCTATGATCTGCGCATGGCCAGTCCCCTTGTGCTGATCGGCGATGCCATGCGGCGGCTGGTGACTCCGGGCAACCAGATCATCCGGGTGATCGGCGCGCCGGTGCGTGAGGCTGGGCTGCTGATCGAGGTGACAATGGAGACGGCGCCATTGCGGATGGCGATGATCGACTACGGGGTGCGCATTCTGCTGCTCTCGGCGGTGATCTCGATCTTTACCGCAGTTTTGCTGTTCGTCGCGGTGCGCGCCTTTCTGGTCAAGCCGATCAAGGTGGTGGTGGGCTATATGCAGCGCTATGCCGCCGCCCCCGAAGACGCCCGCGGCATTATTCAGCCCTCGGCCGGGGTGACCGAGCTGCGCGAGGCCGAAGAGGCATTGTTGCAGTTGCAGACCGAGCTGACACAGGCGTTGAAGCAAAAACAGCGGCTGGCCCAGCTGGGCGAGGCAGTAGCCAAGATCAGCCATGACCTGCGCAATATCCTGACCTCGGCACAGCTGTTCACCGACCGGATTGAAATGAGCGAAGACCCTCTGGTGCGGCGTCTGGCGCCGAAGCTGGTGAACTCGATGACCCGCGCGGTGTCGCTGTGCGAAAGCACATTGGCGTTTGGCCGCGCTGAAGAACCTGCGCCGACACTGACCGTGATCAAGCTGAGCGAGGTGATCGGGGATCTGATCGAGGCTGAGCGCATCGTGTCTGCGGATGGCCGGATCGAGATTGTCAGCGCGGTGCCTGCCGAGCTGGAGCTGCGCGCCGACCCCGAGCAGATCTATCGCATTGTGATGAACCTGGTGCGCAACGCCGGCCAAGCGATTGCCGCGACCGGGGAGGCAGGCACCGTGACGATCTCGGCGTTTGAGGATGCCGAGGCCTGGTGGATCTCGGTCAGCGATACTGGACCGGGATTGCCCAAGCGGGCCCAGGAGAACCTGTTCACGCCGTTTCACGGCGGTGCCCGTAAGGGTGGGTCGGGGCTGGGGCTGGCGATTGCCGCCGAGCTGGCACGCGGCCACGGTGGCTCGGTCAGCCTGCGTCAGACCGGAGCCGAGGGCACGATTTTCGACGTCTGCCTGCCGAAAGGCGATGGCACCATTTAA
- a CDS encoding 5-oxoprolinase subunit C family protein, with protein MSGFRVLQAGPVVSVQDMGRPGLLERGISQGGAADVLALAEGAALLRQDAGLAALEMGGIGGTFEATGALRIALTGAPMQATLEGVALAWNASHQVAAGQKLVIGAARRGVYGYLHLGGGIATDPLLGSRAVHLMGGIGRAAQAGDLLPAGPDTGRETGLGITPEDRFAGGVLRIVESFQSSLFPDAVLARFGETAFARGGRANRMGVEMVSDGAGFSAAGQLNILSEVIAPGDVQMTGDGKPFVLLRECQTTGGYPRIGTVLPCDLARVAQAGQGAALRFEWVTLQDGLEIQARYDAQVKTLPSRCAPLVRDPAEMADLLSYQLISGAVSAGADPFDTGENR; from the coding sequence ATGAGCGGCTTTCGGGTGTTGCAGGCCGGGCCGGTTGTTTCGGTACAGGATATGGGGCGGCCGGGGTTGCTGGAGCGCGGCATTTCACAGGGTGGTGCTGCGGATGTGCTGGCGCTGGCTGAGGGTGCGGCGCTGCTGCGACAGGATGCCGGGCTGGCGGCGCTGGAAATGGGCGGCATTGGCGGCACGTTTGAGGCAACCGGGGCGCTGCGTATCGCGCTGACCGGGGCGCCGATGCAGGCAACACTGGAGGGTGTCGCCCTGGCCTGGAATGCTTCGCATCAGGTTGCAGCCGGGCAGAAACTGGTGATCGGAGCCGCCCGCCGTGGGGTCTATGGCTACCTGCATCTGGGCGGCGGCATTGCGACAGATCCCTTGCTGGGATCGCGGGCGGTGCATTTGATGGGCGGGATTGGCCGGGCGGCACAGGCGGGGGATCTGCTGCCCGCCGGGCCGGACACTGGCCGCGAGACGGGTCTGGGGATTACGCCCGAGGACCGGTTCGCGGGCGGCGTGTTGCGCATCGTCGAGAGCTTTCAGAGCAGCCTGTTCCCGGATGCGGTTCTGGCGCGTTTTGGCGAGACCGCGTTTGCGCGCGGTGGCCGGGCCAACCGCATGGGGGTGGAAATGGTCTCGGACGGGGCCGGTTTTTCGGCTGCGGGGCAGTTGAACATCCTGTCCGAGGTGATCGCGCCCGGTGATGTGCAGATGACCGGCGACGGCAAGCCCTTTGTGCTGCTGCGCGAGTGTCAGACCACCGGCGGCTATCCCCGTATTGGCACCGTGCTGCCCTGTGATCTGGCGCGGGTGGCGCAGGCCGGCCAGGGCGCGGCGCTGCGGTTTGAATGGGTGACGTTGCAGGACGGGCTGGAGATACAGGCCCGATACGACGCTCAGGTAAAAACGCTGCCGTCCCGTTGCGCGCCGCTGGTCCGCGACCCCGCTGAGATGGCAGATCTATTATCCTACCAATTGATCAGCGGCGCCGTCTCGGCTGGCGCTGATCCTTTCGACACTGGAGAGAACAGATGA
- a CDS encoding NAD(P)-dependent oxidoreductase encodes MTKPTIALLGTGLMGAPMVRNLLAAGYPVQVWNRSAAKAEALVADGALFCGSLPEVVKGADFIISMLSDGSVTGAIVADPSVENALGKGAVWLEMSSVKPDEARAQRDHLHGLGVKHLDAPVSGGTKGAEAGTLAIMVGGDREVFDAATLVLQAMGRVVYVGPSGAGQLAKLANQGIVASTIGAVAEAMLLLEEGGADPAAVRDALKGGFADSTILQQHGERMTTRNFAPGGLSRIQLKDLDNLLEQAALLGLDLPMSRAMRHRFAHLCEEMGGGDLDHSGLYLELRKHNNRKGTDQ; translated from the coding sequence ATGACAAAGCCTACAATTGCCTTGCTGGGGACGGGACTGATGGGGGCGCCGATGGTGCGCAATCTGCTGGCTGCCGGATACCCGGTTCAGGTCTGGAACCGCAGTGCGGCAAAGGCTGAGGCATTGGTCGCAGATGGCGCGCTGTTCTGCGGCTCTCTGCCTGAGGTGGTGAAGGGGGCTGATTTTATCATCAGCATGTTAAGCGATGGATCGGTGACGGGTGCCATTGTCGCAGACCCAAGTGTGGAAAATGCCTTGGGCAAGGGCGCAGTCTGGTTGGAAATGAGTTCGGTCAAGCCAGATGAGGCGCGGGCGCAGCGGGATCACCTGCATGGGCTGGGGGTGAAACATCTGGACGCTCCGGTGTCGGGGGGCACCAAGGGCGCCGAAGCTGGAACATTGGCAATCATGGTTGGCGGTGATCGGGAGGTATTCGACGCCGCGACACTGGTTTTGCAGGCGATGGGGCGAGTGGTCTATGTGGGGCCATCGGGCGCCGGGCAGCTGGCCAAGCTGGCCAATCAAGGGATTGTCGCCAGCACAATTGGCGCGGTGGCCGAGGCCATGCTGCTGCTGGAAGAGGGTGGCGCCGATCCGGCGGCGGTGCGCGACGCGCTAAAGGGCGGGTTTGCCGATAGCACCATCCTGCAGCAACACGGAGAACGGATGACGACGCGCAACTTTGCGCCGGGTGGTCTGTCGCGGATTCAGCTCAAGGATCTGGATAACCTGTTGGAACAGGCGGCATTGCTGGGTCTGGACCTGCCGATGTCGCGGGCCATGCGCCACAGGTTTGCCCATCTATGCGAGGAGATGGGTGGCGGCGATCTTGATCATTCGGGGCTGTATCTGGAACTGCGCAAACACAACAACAGAAAGGGTACTGATCAATGA
- a CDS encoding LamB/YcsF family protein: MSKSVDLNADMGESFGPWTMGDDAALLDIISSANIACGFHAGDPDVMAATMTRAITCGTGIGSHPGFADLQGFGRRNMKLSEANLKNLVRYQLGASRGMAAALGGKVRHLKLHGALANMCSVDGDMARACYEAALEVDPEIIIMVLAATAMEDVVRDLGCNWAGEIFADRAYNDDATLVDRSIPGAVIHDPAVAGPRILQMVQEGAIITESGKRIPTSIDTICLHGDTPTAVALAGSVRDSLTAGGIDIAQFTERRG, translated from the coding sequence ATGAGTAAATCGGTCGATTTGAATGCCGACATGGGCGAAAGCTTTGGTCCCTGGACCATGGGCGATGATGCGGCGCTGCTGGACATAATCTCCTCGGCCAATATCGCCTGTGGCTTTCATGCCGGTGACCCGGACGTGATGGCGGCCACCATGACCCGGGCAATCACCTGCGGCACCGGCATCGGATCACACCCCGGATTTGCCGATCTGCAGGGGTTTGGGCGGCGCAACATGAAGCTGTCCGAGGCCAACCTGAAGAACCTGGTGCGTTATCAGCTGGGGGCCTCGCGCGGCATGGCGGCGGCGCTGGGCGGCAAGGTCCGGCATCTGAAACTACACGGGGCGCTGGCCAATATGTGCAGCGTTGACGGCGATATGGCGCGGGCCTGTTACGAGGCGGCGCTGGAGGTGGACCCGGAGATCATCATCATGGTGCTGGCGGCCACCGCGATGGAGGATGTGGTGCGGGATCTGGGCTGCAACTGGGCCGGAGAGATCTTTGCCGATCGCGCGTATAATGATGACGCAACGCTGGTTGATCGCTCCATTCCCGGCGCGGTGATTCATGATCCGGCAGTGGCTGGCCCGCGTATTCTGCAGATGGTGCAAGAAGGCGCGATCATTACCGAAAGCGGCAAGCGCATCCCGACCTCAATCGACACGATTTGCCTGCATGGGGACACTCCGACTGCTGTGGCATTGGCTGGATCGGTGCGCGACAGCCTGACGGCGGGTGGCATTGATATCGCCCAGTTTACCGAACGGCGGGGCTGA
- a CDS encoding GntR family transcriptional regulator — MLDAVSKGDVMQQDKDTMPQLLPLDQFSGSLSTRVHLVLKDAILSLVYRPGEILRKTTICDTLGVSRSPVSEAVTKLAAEGLVDIVPQAGTFVSRFSMDDIREGAFLREALEMAAVEHVALNITEPQIVLLRRNLRMQEALAEDGDIEGFLQVDTDMHNLIMSFTGFKRLALLADTAWTQVLRARHLHMPTPGRMQSAIKEHTAIVAAIIARDPEAAKLATRNHVRLLVKYIEPIEAERPDLFKPR, encoded by the coding sequence ATGTTAGATGCAGTGAGTAAAGGCGACGTGATGCAACAGGACAAGGACACTATGCCCCAATTGCTGCCGCTGGACCAATTTAGCGGCTCTCTGTCGACACGGGTGCATCTTGTTCTAAAGGACGCCATTCTGTCGCTGGTCTACCGGCCCGGCGAGATTCTGCGCAAGACGACAATCTGCGACACTCTTGGCGTCTCTCGCTCACCGGTCTCCGAAGCCGTCACCAAGCTCGCCGCCGAAGGGCTGGTCGATATTGTACCCCAGGCTGGCACCTTTGTGTCGCGGTTTTCAATGGACGACATCCGCGAAGGCGCATTCCTGCGTGAGGCACTGGAAATGGCCGCCGTTGAACATGTGGCCCTGAATATAACCGAACCGCAGATCGTATTGTTGCGACGAAACCTGCGCATGCAAGAGGCGCTGGCCGAAGATGGCGACATCGAGGGATTTCTGCAGGTGGACACGGACATGCACAATCTGATCATGTCGTTTACCGGCTTCAAACGATTGGCCCTATTGGCGGATACCGCCTGGACACAGGTGCTGCGGGCCAGACACCTGCACATGCCGACACCGGGCCGCATGCAATCCGCAATCAAAGAACACACCGCCATTGTTGCCGCAATTATCGCCCGCGACCCCGAGGCCGCCAAGCTGGCAACCCGCAATCACGTGCGGCTGCTGGTCAAATATATCGAGCCGATCGAAGCGGAGCGGCCCGACCTGTTCAAGCCCCGCTAG